A portion of the Actomonas aquatica genome contains these proteins:
- a CDS encoding WD40 repeat domain-containing serine/threonine protein kinase, translated as MPPEEANPTTPPPPLIPDYELLRRVGRGSYGDVWLARSQTGLFRAVKIVWRSRFTDLAPYEREFNGLREFARITAGESRQLSLLHVGRNETEGFFYYVMELADDVVTGREIDPGCYEPLTFRHFRTHDISPPIDEVIAHAIELAGCLAELHSTGHIHRDVKPSNIIVVHGHAKLADIGLVTHTSDALTYVGTEGFVPPEGPGTIAADIFSFGKVLYELATGRDRNDYPRLPENLGDRPDRTQLLELNEIILRACASRPEERYADVASLLADLQLLVAGRSVRRLRRAEAGLSRARRWIAIAAAIAAVASVGAYLERQRANVESAGRRAAEAELAARTRESLYSASIANAQRALSAGEYGLARLALADGAPAPGDPDLRGFEWFALHNEAAGDPAIILRESGPQVSRLSLSPDRRLVAVEDTSTTVQVIEIETGHIAYQLEGLHRVAGFSPDGQRLVGSTPDYELETWSLADGSPDPRPNQPGIFRPLFADATAPRLFYFKDSRDEAPHVLGIRNYNTDRDELTFTVPHWESDQSAWVFREAQANADLSQLALVMQRGLSPHTDFRLWFWHIVDGAAVLQFTRDSSDFPVLFDISADGSTFAYCIDQAENHFWAHGLPQAPWSGPAIGWEALSSAISPDGSKIVIGDRERKMLVYDSLTGAQLGLHRGHVGIPNASVWVDASRVISASMQGDVRAWTITASSGEKLHEFSLPPTTVATYNTRAVFEIDGGRVFLPSQIGQSMFFDLATGRSQTVPAELRSVLHFERGEYLWVDDQGRCWQSNTDTPSAPHRAIALLDPDEAFNHASISPDGHWILATSQRGQIVLWDRLAEEIVFKDRRPLAPAYPAINNHGHITYLSPDQILQTWDLLTNTLLAERKILWRPSALTVSPDGKWIVAPEGARGFSFLRAHDLSTALHDPTTYTMAITSAFHPDCRLFATAGALGTVRLFGLDDAGAWHERPPLIFADPGSERAQDLASRITFSPDGTTLIAHTRTGYLRIWRR; from the coding sequence GTGCCGCCGGAGGAAGCCAACCCTACCACGCCCCCACCACCACTGATTCCCGACTACGAATTGCTACGGCGGGTGGGAAGGGGCAGCTATGGCGATGTATGGCTGGCGCGAAGCCAAACCGGACTCTTTCGCGCCGTAAAAATCGTTTGGCGCTCCCGCTTCACCGACCTCGCCCCCTACGAGCGCGAGTTCAACGGCCTGCGTGAATTCGCCCGCATCACCGCTGGCGAATCCCGCCAACTTTCCCTCCTCCACGTCGGCCGCAACGAAACCGAAGGCTTTTTCTACTACGTCATGGAGCTGGCCGACGATGTCGTCACCGGCCGCGAGATCGACCCCGGTTGCTACGAGCCGCTCACCTTCCGCCATTTCCGGACACACGACATCTCGCCCCCCATCGACGAGGTCATCGCTCACGCCATCGAACTCGCCGGTTGCCTAGCGGAGCTCCACTCCACCGGCCACATCCACCGCGACGTCAAACCGTCCAACATCATCGTCGTCCACGGCCACGCCAAACTCGCCGACATCGGTCTGGTGACCCACACCTCCGACGCCCTCACCTACGTCGGCACCGAGGGTTTTGTCCCGCCCGAAGGTCCCGGCACCATCGCCGCCGACATTTTCTCATTCGGCAAAGTCCTCTACGAACTCGCCACCGGCCGCGATCGCAACGACTACCCGCGCCTGCCCGAAAACCTCGGTGACCGCCCCGACCGCACCCAGCTGCTCGAGCTCAACGAGATCATCCTCCGCGCCTGCGCCAGCCGCCCCGAAGAACGCTACGCCGATGTGGCGAGTCTGCTCGCCGACCTCCAGTTGCTCGTCGCCGGACGTTCCGTGCGCCGCCTGCGCCGCGCCGAGGCCGGCCTCTCCCGCGCCCGCCGCTGGATCGCCATCGCCGCCGCCATTGCCGCCGTCGCCTCGGTCGGCGCCTACCTGGAACGCCAACGCGCCAACGTCGAATCCGCCGGACGCCGCGCCGCCGAGGCCGAACTCGCCGCCCGCACCCGCGAGTCCCTCTACTCCGCCAGCATCGCCAACGCCCAACGCGCCCTCAGCGCCGGCGAATACGGCCTCGCCCGCCTCGCCCTCGCCGACGGTGCCCCCGCGCCCGGCGACCCGGACCTGCGCGGCTTCGAGTGGTTTGCCCTCCACAACGAAGCCGCCGGCGACCCCGCAATCATCCTGCGCGAGTCCGGCCCCCAGGTGTCCCGCCTAAGCCTCTCCCCCGATCGTCGCCTCGTCGCAGTCGAGGACACCAGCACCACCGTGCAGGTCATCGAGATCGAGACCGGCCACATCGCCTACCAGCTCGAAGGGCTGCACCGCGTCGCGGGCTTCAGCCCCGACGGCCAACGCCTCGTGGGCAGCACCCCGGACTACGAACTCGAGACGTGGTCCCTCGCCGATGGCTCCCCCGATCCGCGCCCCAATCAACCCGGCATCTTCCGCCCCCTCTTCGCCGATGCCACCGCCCCCCGCCTGTTCTATTTTAAAGACAGCCGCGATGAGGCGCCGCATGTCCTCGGTATTCGAAATTACAATACCGACCGGGACGAACTCACCTTCACCGTGCCGCATTGGGAATCGGACCAAAGCGCCTGGGTCTTCCGCGAAGCGCAGGCCAATGCCGACCTTTCCCAGCTCGCTCTGGTCATGCAGCGAGGCCTCAGCCCCCACACCGACTTTCGCCTCTGGTTTTGGCACATCGTGGACGGTGCCGCCGTGCTCCAGTTCACCCGGGACTCCAGCGACTTCCCGGTGTTGTTTGATATCTCCGCCGACGGCTCAACCTTTGCCTACTGCATCGACCAAGCCGAAAACCACTTCTGGGCCCATGGCTTGCCGCAAGCGCCTTGGTCCGGCCCCGCAATCGGCTGGGAAGCCCTCTCCAGCGCCATCTCGCCCGACGGCTCCAAAATCGTCATCGGCGATCGCGAGCGCAAAATGTTGGTCTACGATTCGCTCACCGGCGCGCAGTTGGGACTGCACCGCGGTCACGTCGGGATCCCCAACGCCAGTGTTTGGGTCGATGCTTCCCGCGTGATCAGTGCTTCCATGCAGGGCGACGTGCGCGCGTGGACGATCACCGCTTCGAGTGGCGAAAAGCTTCATGAGTTTAGCCTGCCTCCCACCACCGTCGCGACCTACAATACTCGCGCGGTCTTCGAAATAGACGGTGGCCGCGTGTTCCTACCCTCCCAAATCGGTCAGAGTATGTTCTTCGACTTGGCGACGGGGCGCAGCCAAACCGTCCCGGCCGAGCTGCGATCGGTCCTGCATTTTGAGCGCGGGGAATACCTCTGGGTCGATGACCAAGGTCGCTGCTGGCAGAGCAACACCGATACCCCCTCCGCACCGCACCGCGCCATTGCCTTGCTCGACCCGGACGAGGCTTTCAACCACGCCTCCATCTCGCCGGATGGCCATTGGATTCTCGCCACCAGCCAACGCGGCCAGATCGTTCTCTGGGATCGCTTGGCCGAAGAGATCGTCTTCAAGGATCGACGCCCCCTGGCTCCCGCCTACCCGGCGATCAACAACCACGGTCATATCACCTACCTGTCGCCCGATCAGATCCTGCAAACTTGGGACCTGCTTACCAACACCCTGCTGGCCGAACGCAAAATCCTCTGGCGCCCCTCGGCCCTGACCGTGTCTCCCGATGGCAAATGGATCGTGGCCCCCGAGGGCGCCCGCGGCTTCTCCTTCCTCCGCGCGCACGACCTGAGCACTGCCCTGCACGACCCCACCACCTACACCATGGCGATCACGAGTGCCTTTCACCCCGACTGCCGGCTCTTCGCCACCGCCGGCGCGTTGGGCACCGTGCGACTCTTTGGCCTCGATGACGCCGGCGCGTGGCATGAACGCCCCCCGCTGATTTTCGCCGACCCCGGTTCCGAACGAGCCCAGGACTTGGCCAGCCGAATCACATTCAGTCCCGACGGCACCACGCTCATCGCCCACACCCGCACGGGCTACCTCCGCATCTGGCGGCGTTGA
- the pncA gene encoding bifunctional nicotinamidase/pyrazinamidase, which yields MKTALILVDLQNDFLPGGALGVPGGDAVIPVANALMDSFDVVAATQDWHPADHGSFAANHAGAQVGDLAELGGLPQVLWPVHCMQDTPGAAFAPELNAARIAAVFPKGTDVAIDSYSGFQDNGGRRQTGLADYLQAQGVTDVAVMGLATDYCVKATAIDAVAAGFRVTLVTDGCRGVDLADGDVERALAAMVAAGVRLTDSKQLLEKGLKP from the coding sequence ATGAAAACGGCTCTTATCCTCGTAGATCTGCAGAACGATTTCCTGCCGGGCGGCGCCTTGGGCGTGCCGGGCGGAGATGCAGTGATTCCCGTCGCCAATGCCTTGATGGATTCCTTTGACGTGGTGGCTGCAACCCAGGACTGGCACCCGGCCGATCACGGGAGTTTTGCGGCGAATCATGCGGGCGCGCAGGTCGGCGACCTGGCAGAGCTCGGCGGCCTGCCGCAGGTGCTGTGGCCCGTGCATTGTATGCAGGACACGCCCGGCGCGGCATTTGCGCCGGAGCTGAACGCGGCGAGAATCGCCGCGGTGTTTCCCAAGGGCACTGACGTCGCCATCGATAGTTACAGTGGGTTTCAGGACAACGGCGGTCGCCGCCAAACCGGACTGGCGGACTATCTGCAAGCACAGGGAGTGACCGACGTCGCGGTCATGGGCTTGGCGACCGATTATTGTGTGAAAGCCACGGCGATCGATGCCGTGGCGGCCGGTTTCCGGGTGACGTTGGTCACCGATGGTTGCCGTGGCGTGGATCTCGCGGACGGGGATGTCGAGCGGGCGTTGGCGGCCATGGTCGCGGCCGGAGTCCGCCTCACGGATAGCAAGCAACTGTTGGAGAAAGGATTGAAGCCATGA
- a CDS encoding zf-HC2 domain-containing protein produces MNCQRIQDHFIDYQAGTLPTHEAAAVRDHLKTCLTCQREWADLQQTLLTLDKLPVAEPSPRLRANFYAMLDEAQAEADAPSPFALARSRIDSFFAALLPSRPALQFALTVAVLIGGVWLGARVMPAPEPEVRVVTQPDPATQQELADLRQRVESMDRVVSTHLLTQPATQRLQSVIAALNENDANDRTLADLLNTLAFDPSVNLRLTALEALYAHVDRAPVRAGIINALPREPSPLVQVAMIDFVVASRDPDAAPALNRLAQNPSADAVVREAARRGLALL; encoded by the coding sequence ATGAACTGCCAACGCATTCAGGATCACTTCATCGATTACCAGGCCGGCACCCTGCCCACCCACGAGGCCGCCGCCGTCCGTGATCACCTCAAGACCTGCCTCACCTGCCAACGCGAGTGGGCCGACCTCCAGCAAACCTTGCTCACCCTCGACAAACTGCCCGTCGCCGAGCCCTCCCCCCGCCTGCGCGCCAACTTCTACGCCATGCTCGACGAAGCCCAGGCCGAAGCCGATGCGCCCAGTCCCTTCGCCCTCGCCCGCTCCCGGATCGATAGCTTCTTCGCCGCGCTGCTCCCCAGCCGCCCCGCGCTCCAATTCGCCCTCACCGTCGCCGTGCTCATCGGCGGCGTCTGGCTCGGCGCCCGCGTCATGCCCGCTCCCGAACCCGAGGTGCGCGTCGTCACCCAACCCGATCCCGCCACCCAACAGGAACTCGCCGACCTACGCCAACGCGTCGAATCCATGGACCGCGTCGTGAGCACCCACCTGCTCACCCAACCCGCCACCCAACGCCTCCAAAGCGTCATCGCCGCCCTTAACGAAAACGACGCCAACGACCGCACCCTCGCCGACCTGCTCAACACCCTCGCCTTCGACCCCAGCGTCAACCTGCGCCTCACCGCCCTCGAAGCCCTCTACGCTCACGTCGATCGCGCTCCCGTCCGCGCCGGCATCATCAACGCCCTGCCCCGCGAACCCTCGCCGCTCGTCCAGGTTGCCATGATCGACTTCGTCGTCGCCTCCCGTGACCCCGACGCCGCTCCGGCCCTCAACCGCCTCGCCCAAAACCCGAGCGCCGACGCCGTCGTGCGCGAAGCCGCCCGCCGTGGTCTCGCCCTGCTCTGA
- a CDS encoding DUF4097 family beta strand repeat-containing protein: MKYITRLLLTASVGALVFAAAARANETTFKFSDPSQPGHLTVHIAHGSVLVIGTDDEAVTIETDADAGAGEERRPDGLRVISSSTTYHCEEADNQMLLTYGLDNWGQPADFVVRVPRETSLDLRTNYGGEIEVQAVDGNVTVQNLNGEIDLRDIGGGAIIESMNGEISASFTRLSAENPVSITTMNGEVSVRLPADASANVRFRSQNGSILTDFDETELVTQTTSGPAFAPDMHEEFAEAAREVAAEAAEIAREVAEEVRAAVAEMRESEKTSIKVKAPRAPRAPRAPRAPSIPSLSGGKVISGTLNDAGDANGDLQIATMNGDIIVRKID; the protein is encoded by the coding sequence ATGAAATACATCACTCGACTCCTGCTCACGGCCTCCGTCGGTGCCCTCGTCTTCGCCGCCGCCGCCCGGGCCAATGAGACCACCTTCAAGTTCTCCGATCCGTCCCAACCCGGCCACCTCACCGTGCACATCGCCCACGGCTCCGTGCTGGTGATCGGCACCGACGATGAAGCGGTCACCATCGAAACCGACGCCGACGCCGGCGCCGGCGAAGAGCGCCGCCCCGATGGCCTGCGCGTTATCAGCTCCAGCACCACTTATCACTGCGAGGAAGCCGACAATCAGATGCTCCTCACCTACGGCCTCGACAACTGGGGCCAACCCGCCGACTTCGTCGTCCGCGTCCCCCGCGAGACCTCCCTCGACCTGCGCACCAACTACGGCGGCGAAATCGAAGTCCAAGCCGTCGACGGCAATGTCACCGTGCAAAACCTCAACGGTGAGATCGATCTGCGCGACATCGGCGGCGGTGCCATCATCGAATCCATGAACGGCGAGATCAGCGCCAGCTTCACCCGTCTCAGCGCCGAGAACCCCGTCTCGATCACCACCATGAACGGCGAGGTGAGTGTGCGCCTCCCGGCCGACGCCTCCGCCAACGTGCGCTTCCGCTCCCAAAACGGCTCCATCCTCACCGACTTCGACGAGACCGAACTCGTCACCCAAACCACCTCCGGTCCCGCCTTCGCGCCCGATATGCACGAAGAGTTTGCCGAAGCCGCTCGCGAGGTCGCGGCCGAGGCCGCCGAGATCGCCCGCGAGGTCGCCGAAGAGGTCCGTGCCGCCGTCGCCGAGATGCGCGAATCGGAGAAGACGTCGATCAAGGTCAAGGCCCCCCGCGCGCCGCGAGCCCCGCGCGCGCCCCGCGCCCCGAGCATCCCGTCACTCTCCGGCGGCAAGGTGATCAGCGGCACGCTCAATGATGCCGGCGACGCCAATGGCGACCTGCAGATCGCCACCATGAACGGCGACATCATCGTGCGCAAAATCGACTGA
- a CDS encoding alpha/beta hydrolase: MRWVFLSLALALLAWSSLVVVQAWNKAVWQAAIVAGEFGHYLGIVALVLACAIVAHGAVLGVSDAASPRREWLLVGGGFAASLVATGLFLAPAVMASLVGQRLPQAVEQGLGAKVSTFRVTSFGDMLLATPRVERVGVSTRVFAGAGTADALSLDFYAPTGVAVTGRVPCVIVVHGGGWDGGDREQLVDFNHWLAGEGYAVAAVSYRLAPEHPWPAQGQDVLVAIAWLKAHAAELGIDAGRLVLMGRSAGAQIASAVAYGAPDEAVRGFIGLYGVYDMNFVWSLAREDDVLNSVKLMNQFLGGEPTLENRERYDSASAQGMVRQGVTPPTLLMHGTIDTLCWVEHSRRLAAKLDDEGVPHVLVELPWGVHAFDYNLHGPGGQLTRYAVREFLRTVCAER; the protein is encoded by the coding sequence ATGCGTTGGGTGTTTTTAAGTTTGGCTTTGGCGTTGCTGGCGTGGTCGTCGCTGGTGGTGGTGCAGGCGTGGAACAAGGCTGTGTGGCAGGCGGCGATCGTGGCGGGCGAGTTTGGCCACTACCTGGGTATCGTCGCGCTGGTGTTGGCGTGTGCGATCGTGGCGCATGGGGCGGTGTTGGGCGTGAGTGATGCGGCGTCGCCGCGGCGGGAGTGGCTGTTGGTGGGGGGCGGGTTTGCGGCGAGCTTGGTGGCGACGGGATTGTTTTTGGCGCCGGCGGTGATGGCGTCGCTGGTGGGTCAGCGGTTGCCGCAGGCGGTGGAGCAGGGGCTGGGCGCGAAGGTGTCGACGTTTCGGGTGACCTCGTTTGGCGACATGTTGTTGGCGACTCCGCGGGTGGAACGGGTGGGGGTGAGCACGCGGGTGTTTGCCGGGGCGGGGACGGCGGACGCGTTGAGTTTGGATTTTTATGCGCCGACTGGAGTCGCGGTGACCGGGCGGGTGCCGTGTGTGATCGTGGTGCACGGCGGTGGCTGGGATGGCGGCGACCGCGAGCAGTTGGTCGACTTTAACCACTGGCTGGCGGGCGAGGGCTATGCGGTGGCGGCGGTCTCGTATCGGCTGGCGCCGGAGCATCCGTGGCCAGCGCAGGGACAGGATGTGTTGGTGGCGATCGCGTGGCTAAAAGCGCACGCGGCTGAGCTCGGCATCGATGCGGGGCGGTTGGTGCTGATGGGTCGGTCGGCCGGAGCGCAGATCGCGAGTGCGGTGGCCTACGGCGCGCCGGACGAGGCGGTGCGTGGGTTCATCGGGCTGTATGGCGTCTACGACATGAACTTCGTTTGGTCGCTGGCGCGGGAGGACGACGTGCTCAACTCGGTGAAGTTGATGAACCAATTTTTGGGTGGGGAGCCGACGCTGGAGAATCGGGAGCGCTACGATTCGGCCAGCGCGCAGGGGATGGTGCGGCAGGGCGTGACGCCGCCGACGCTGCTCATGCACGGCACGATCGACACCCTGTGTTGGGTTGAGCACTCGCGGCGCCTGGCGGCGAAGCTGGACGACGAGGGGGTGCCGCACGTGCTGGTGGAGCTTCCGTGGGGCGTGCATGCCTTCGACTACAACCTGCACGGCCCAGGTGGGCAGCTCACGCGCTACGCGGTGCGGGAGTTCCTGCGGACGGTTTGTGCGGAGCGGTAG
- a CDS encoding NUDIX hydrolase: protein MSFTYQYAHPAVTVDAVVFGFDESDLKVLLVQRAGEPHRGSWALPGGFVEMTEDLETAARRELAEETGLSRLFLEQLYTFGAPERDPRERVISVAYYALVKLMDHAVRAASDAKEVAWFPVADLPDLAFDHEEIVNMALKRLKGKIRYEPIGFELLPEKFPLSELQRLYETVLEQPLDKRNFRKKIQGMGLLQDTHEIQQDVAHRAARLYRFDQAAYQALRKRGFNFEL from the coding sequence ATGTCGTTCACCTACCAGTATGCTCACCCGGCTGTCACCGTGGATGCCGTCGTTTTCGGTTTTGATGAAAGCGACCTCAAAGTGCTCTTGGTGCAGCGGGCCGGAGAACCGCACCGAGGCAGCTGGGCCTTGCCGGGTGGCTTTGTGGAAATGACGGAGGACTTGGAAACGGCGGCGCGCCGCGAGTTGGCGGAAGAGACCGGGTTGAGCCGATTGTTTCTGGAGCAGCTCTACACCTTTGGCGCGCCGGAGCGGGATCCGCGGGAACGAGTGATCAGCGTGGCGTATTACGCGTTGGTGAAGCTGATGGACCACGCGGTGCGAGCGGCGAGCGACGCGAAGGAAGTGGCGTGGTTTCCGGTCGCAGATTTGCCGGACTTGGCCTTCGACCACGAAGAGATCGTGAACATGGCGCTCAAGCGGCTGAAGGGTAAGATCCGCTACGAGCCAATCGGCTTTGAGTTGTTGCCTGAGAAGTTCCCGCTGTCGGAGCTCCAGCGGCTTTACGAGACGGTCCTCGAGCAGCCTTTGGACAAGCGGAACTTTCGCAAAAAAATTCAAGGCATGGGTCTGCTGCAGGACACGCACGAGATCCAACAGGACGTGGCGCATCGTGCCGCCCGACTCTACCGCTTTGACCAGGCGGCCTACCAGGCGCTGCGCAAGCGCGGCTTCAATTTCGAACTGTGA
- a CDS encoding RNA polymerase sigma factor, with amino-acid sequence MPTLSQPSLLTRPSLLHRLRDWRDNSSWEEFHRLYRRFIHGLATRAGLSSSEADEVVQEVLQNVAQRISDYEIRDRRGAFRRWLMNQTRWRIADKFRQRDQASLPDGTHVVSPLNDHCDPMEDVPVENDIVDFWEVEWQQHILNTAMECLARQVPAKHFQAFELYSRQGWPVRRIAHDLEMNAATVYLIAHRLTKRLRNEVDRLRDRHG; translated from the coding sequence ATGCCAACCTTGTCCCAACCTTCTCTTCTCACCCGCCCAAGTCTGCTCCACCGACTGCGCGACTGGCGCGACAACTCCAGCTGGGAAGAGTTTCACCGCCTCTACCGCCGCTTCATTCACGGCCTCGCCACCCGCGCCGGCTTGAGCAGCAGCGAAGCCGACGAAGTCGTCCAAGAGGTCCTCCAAAATGTCGCTCAACGTATCTCTGACTACGAGATTCGCGACCGCCGTGGCGCCTTTCGTCGCTGGCTGATGAACCAGACCCGCTGGCGCATCGCCGACAAATTTCGCCAGCGCGATCAAGCCAGCCTGCCCGACGGCACTCACGTGGTTTCTCCGCTCAATGACCACTGCGACCCCATGGAGGACGTCCCGGTCGAAAACGACATCGTCGATTTTTGGGAAGTGGAGTGGCAGCAGCACATTCTCAACACCGCCATGGAGTGCCTCGCGCGTCAGGTGCCGGCCAAACACTTTCAGGCCTTCGAACTCTACAGCCGTCAGGGCTGGCCCGTGCGCCGCATCGCTCACGACCTCGAGATGAACGCCGCCACCGTCTACCTCATCGCCCACCGCCTCACCAAGCGCCTGCGCAACGAGGTGGATCGCCTGCGTGACCGCCACGGCTAA
- a CDS encoding RNA polymerase sigma factor, producing the protein MPSSCSQINFASPSDRATTTDNPTMDEASDHDLMLAVRAGELARLGDLFERHHRMLHGFLARLTGNPDVAEDLVQIVFQRILKYRHTYRDEGKFTAWLYHLARRAAADHYRRANRAPIPTDPTDFTTVADDATPTADDQATRRDELDLMQHALSLLHQDQREILVLHRFQHLQHDEIGRLLNISAGAAKVRVHRALSALRDKFFKLRRTSAA; encoded by the coding sequence GTGCCGTCCTCCTGCTCACAAATCAACTTCGCCTCGCCGTCCGACCGCGCTACAACCACGGACAACCCCACCATGGATGAGGCCAGCGACCATGACCTGATGCTTGCCGTGCGCGCCGGCGAACTCGCCCGGCTCGGCGACCTCTTCGAGCGCCATCACCGCATGCTCCACGGCTTCCTCGCCCGCCTCACCGGCAACCCCGATGTCGCCGAAGACCTCGTGCAGATCGTCTTCCAACGCATCCTCAAATACCGCCACACCTACCGCGACGAGGGCAAGTTCACCGCCTGGCTCTACCACCTCGCCCGCCGCGCCGCCGCCGATCACTACCGCCGCGCCAACCGCGCCCCCATCCCCACCGATCCGACCGACTTTACCACCGTCGCCGACGACGCCACTCCCACCGCCGACGACCAGGCCACCCGCCGCGACGAGCTCGACCTCATGCAACACGCGCTCTCCCTCCTCCACCAGGACCAGCGCGAGATCCTCGTCCTCCACCGCTTCCAACACCTGCAACACGACGAGATCGGTCGCCTGCTCAACATCTCCGCCGGTGCCGCCAAAGTCCGCGTCCACCGCGCCCTCTCCGCCCTCCGCGACAAATTCTTCAAACTCCGCCGCACCTCCGCGGCCTGA
- a CDS encoding pseudouridine synthase, with protein sequence MRRLDQLLANLGYCSRRDARAWTKADRITTTTGEPLKNSAQKVDPAAVLIDGEPPDHPDGLLLLLHKPTGLTCSHDEREGPLVYELLPARWRARNPTVTSIGRLDKDTSGLLLLTDQTALVHQLTSPKHKVPKIYRATVDRDLDPALIPLFASGTIELEGEKAPCAPAELTLVDARTAELTLIEGKYHQVRRMFATQGYHVETLHRTTFGHLTLDDLPPGTYHELPLTTFA encoded by the coding sequence ATGCGCCGCCTCGACCAACTCCTCGCCAACCTCGGCTACTGCTCCCGCCGGGATGCCCGCGCGTGGACCAAAGCCGACCGCATCACCACCACCACCGGCGAGCCGCTGAAAAACTCTGCCCAGAAAGTCGACCCCGCCGCCGTGCTCATCGATGGCGAGCCGCCCGACCACCCCGACGGCCTCCTCCTCCTCCTACACAAACCCACCGGCCTCACCTGCTCCCACGACGAGCGTGAAGGTCCGCTCGTTTACGAACTGCTCCCCGCCCGCTGGCGCGCCCGCAACCCCACCGTCACCAGCATCGGTCGCCTCGACAAAGACACCAGCGGCCTCCTCCTCCTCACCGACCAAACCGCCCTCGTCCACCAGCTCACCAGCCCCAAACACAAGGTCCCCAAAATCTACCGCGCCACCGTCGACCGCGACCTCGACCCCGCGCTCATCCCTCTCTTCGCCAGCGGCACGATCGAACTCGAAGGCGAGAAAGCTCCCTGCGCCCCGGCCGAGCTCACCCTTGTCGACGCCCGCACCGCCGAGCTCACGCTCATCGAAGGCAAATACCACCAGGTCCGCCGCATGTTCGCCACCCAAGGCTACCACGTCGAAACCCTGCACCGCACCACCTTCGGTCACCTCACCCTCGACGACCTCCCCCCCGGCACCTACCACGAACTCCCCCTCACCACCTTCGCGTAG